One segment of Nocardia farcinica DNA contains the following:
- a CDS encoding pyrophosphohydrolase domain-containing protein: MTFWTDVADWNHTAGVPLRPTPGWVNQADLDLAYRLVKEERDELATALRERDMIETADAIADGLWVRAGLLLRLGLARDYIDLITPSPHPPTWEDLPDAAMETVIDELHATDNRLRRAIHARNLIDTDVLGHRGMYQLSALAVLLRIPLDRVWAEVARSNFAKFVDGKVIRRDDGKILKPADWTPPDIRGALQVEAV, from the coding sequence ATGACCTTCTGGACCGACGTCGCCGACTGGAACCACACCGCAGGCGTACCCCTCCGCCCCACTCCCGGATGGGTCAACCAAGCCGACCTCGACCTGGCCTACCGCCTCGTCAAAGAAGAACGCGACGAACTCGCAACCGCGCTCCGCGAACGCGACATGATCGAAACGGCCGACGCCATCGCTGACGGGCTCTGGGTACGCGCAGGACTGCTGCTGCGGCTCGGTCTCGCCCGCGACTACATCGACCTCATCACCCCCTCACCACACCCGCCCACCTGGGAAGACCTGCCCGACGCAGCGATGGAAACCGTCATCGACGAACTCCACGCCACCGACAACCGACTGCGGCGCGCGATCCACGCCCGGAACCTGATCGACACCGACGTGCTCGGGCATCGCGGCATGTACCAGCTGTCCGCCCTCGCTGTCCTGCTGCGGATACCACTGGACCGGGTGTGGGCCGAGGTCGCGCGATCCAACTTCGCGAAATTCGTGGACGGCAAGGTCATTCGACGGGACGACGGCAAGATCTTGAAGCCTGCCGACTGGACGCCGCCCGACATCCGCGGCGCACTCCAAGTGGAGGCAGTGTAG
- a CDS encoding tRNA(His) guanylyltransferase Thg1 family protein encodes MKLGDRIKAYEAASNYRLTPNSCVFLRVDGKAFHTFTRGMRRPFDPVLMQTMVDAAVETAREMQGFKLGYVQSDEATFLLTDFDTHDTAGWFGYEVNKLVSISASTMTMHFNRLFREKPTAVFDSRAFVVPQPDAPNVFVWRQQDWARNSLQMLARAHFSHRELHGKNRTAIHDMLHARGINWAALSMREKNGTFILADKSIHHEQWTWTDINEYLRSVTPAEQNAA; translated from the coding sequence ATGAAACTCGGCGACCGGATCAAAGCCTACGAGGCCGCCTCGAACTACCGGCTCACGCCGAACTCGTGCGTGTTCCTGCGGGTCGACGGCAAGGCGTTCCACACGTTCACGCGCGGCATGCGGCGGCCGTTCGACCCCGTCCTCATGCAGACGATGGTCGACGCCGCGGTGGAAACTGCACGGGAGATGCAGGGATTCAAGCTCGGCTATGTCCAGTCGGATGAGGCGACGTTCCTGCTGACCGATTTCGATACGCACGACACGGCCGGCTGGTTCGGGTACGAGGTGAACAAGCTGGTGTCGATCTCGGCGTCGACGATGACGATGCACTTCAACCGGCTGTTCCGAGAGAAGCCGACGGCGGTGTTCGATTCGCGGGCGTTCGTGGTGCCACAGCCGGACGCGCCGAACGTGTTCGTGTGGCGCCAGCAGGACTGGGCGCGGAACTCGTTGCAGATGCTGGCGCGCGCGCACTTCTCACACCGTGAGCTGCACGGGAAGAACCGGACGGCGATCCACGACATGCTGCACGCAAGGGGCATCAACTGGGCGGCCCTGTCCATGCGAGAGAAGAACGGCACCTTCATCCTCGCCGACAAATCCATCCATCATGAGCAGTGGACCTGGACAGACATCAACGAGTACTTGAGGTCCGTCACACCTGCCGAACAGAACGCCGCCTGA
- a CDS encoding class I SAM-dependent methyltransferase, which translates to MTKQQEKLHAEALALVDLDRDLTEDEKSFVLDNFQEMSTAANSTHGAFFTPAGLAQDFSVELTGRFGRLIDLGAGIGRLSHGCRNRWAGDPEREFVCVERNPDYVRVGRKILPEATWICGDILDVPDMGLGWFDVAIGNPPFGAIKRSKNAPGCTSRKFEYHVIAVAAQVADYGVFIIPQMSAPFDYSGKPFYQDGTGGREYDKFVRETGIVLEPNCGIDTSSHQEDWHGVSPATEIVTVDFTACNLAVAPAGAKGELVQQIGLFEAAA; encoded by the coding sequence ATGACGAAGCAGCAGGAGAAGCTGCACGCTGAAGCGCTTGCTCTCGTCGATCTCGACCGTGATCTCACCGAGGACGAGAAGTCGTTTGTGCTCGACAACTTCCAGGAGATGTCGACTGCCGCGAACTCCACGCACGGGGCGTTTTTCACCCCGGCAGGGTTGGCGCAAGACTTCTCTGTCGAGTTGACCGGCCGGTTCGGTCGGTTGATCGACCTCGGCGCGGGGATCGGACGTCTCTCGCACGGGTGCCGTAACCGCTGGGCCGGCGACCCGGAGCGCGAGTTCGTGTGCGTGGAGCGCAATCCCGACTACGTACGTGTCGGCCGGAAGATCCTGCCCGAAGCGACCTGGATTTGCGGCGACATCCTCGACGTGCCCGACATGGGGCTGGGGTGGTTCGATGTGGCGATCGGAAACCCGCCGTTCGGGGCGATCAAACGATCCAAGAACGCGCCCGGCTGCACGTCCCGAAAGTTCGAGTACCACGTGATCGCGGTCGCCGCGCAGGTGGCCGACTATGGGGTGTTCATCATTCCGCAAATGTCGGCGCCGTTCGACTACAGCGGCAAACCGTTTTACCAGGACGGGACCGGCGGCCGCGAGTACGACAAGTTCGTACGGGAAACGGGGATCGTGTTGGAGCCGAACTGCGGCATCGACACCAGCTCCCACCAGGAGGACTGGCATGGGGTATCGCCAGCTACGGAGATCGTGACCGTCGACTTCACAGCCTGCAACCTCGCCGTCGCGCCCGCGGGAGCAAAGGGCGAGCTTGTCCAGCAGATCGGATTGTTCGAGGCGGCAGCGTGA
- a CDS encoding metallophosphoesterase family protein yields the protein MTAFEVLQPSRIAVCGDWHANAAYARKTITYAAQQGAQMILHVGDFAYDMRENFDGSPDFLDHVQDALEETGLVLGWVDGNHDNHTLLAELVRDHGHTAIPIRPRIWYLPRGYRWTWNGVRLLAMGGAHSVDRPWRRPHIEWWPGETITTADALRACEGGPADIMICHDVPAGIRIPCIEGNPFRFPEAQIYAAELNRRVLRGVVDVVQPKRLFAGHYHCRLDTRLNGERYSTMVHILDGDHAPIADNTAIIDMQ from the coding sequence ATGACTGCCTTCGAGGTGTTGCAGCCGTCCCGGATCGCAGTTTGTGGTGACTGGCATGCGAACGCCGCCTACGCACGCAAAACCATCACCTACGCAGCCCAGCAGGGTGCACAGATGATCCTGCATGTCGGCGACTTCGCCTACGACATGCGCGAGAACTTCGACGGGTCACCAGACTTCCTCGATCACGTCCAAGACGCACTCGAAGAGACCGGCCTCGTCCTCGGCTGGGTCGACGGCAACCACGACAACCACACCCTGCTCGCCGAACTCGTCAGGGACCACGGCCACACCGCCATCCCCATCCGGCCCCGCATCTGGTACCTGCCCCGCGGATACCGATGGACCTGGAACGGAGTCCGCTTACTCGCGATGGGCGGCGCGCACAGCGTTGACCGGCCCTGGCGTCGCCCACACATCGAATGGTGGCCAGGCGAAACCATCACCACAGCCGACGCCCTCCGCGCCTGTGAAGGCGGACCCGCCGACATCATGATCTGCCACGACGTACCCGCCGGCATCCGAATCCCGTGCATCGAAGGCAACCCATTCAGGTTCCCTGAGGCCCAGATCTACGCAGCCGAACTCAACCGTCGCGTCCTCCGCGGGGTCGTCGACGTCGTGCAACCGAAGCGCCTGTTCGCTGGCCACTACCACTGCCGCCTCGACACCAGATTGAACGGTGAACGCTACTCGACCATGGTGCACATCCTCGACGGAGACCACGCACCCATCGCCGACAACACCGCCATCATCGACATGCAGTGA
- a CDS encoding DUF5131 family protein has translation MGATTKIEWTDSTWSPVTGCDKVSPGCDHCYAEGIAHRFAGTPQFPNGFGVTLRPERLGEPLRWRKPRRVFVNSMSDLFHKDVPDEFIARVFATMARAPQHTFQILTKRPGRMRSLLGDRVDGAQRLLEAATDEDTATAIYDAPWPLPNVWLGVSAENQHWANLRIPTLLGTSAAVRFVSAEPLLGPVDLTRIPFQAGTATHLDALNGRYGHPGRWEAAAEKLDWVIVGGESGRGARPMHPEWARSLRDQCTAAGVPFLFKQWGEYITTEQMTEATYMTWDIEHGSAQYHPSVQWRVESTAERMAIHRLWKHPTTEDERQVRADITSTAADFESAHAHGDEFGARLHLDRLRQLVLRAMTYLDDRMESAAQ, from the coding sequence ATGGGCGCTACTACCAAGATCGAGTGGACTGATTCAACTTGGTCGCCGGTAACAGGCTGCGACAAGGTCTCGCCGGGCTGTGACCACTGCTACGCCGAGGGCATCGCGCACCGGTTCGCGGGAACGCCGCAGTTTCCCAACGGATTCGGGGTGACGTTGCGGCCGGAGCGGTTGGGTGAACCTCTGCGGTGGAGGAAGCCGCGGCGCGTGTTCGTCAACAGCATGTCGGACCTGTTCCACAAGGACGTGCCTGACGAGTTCATCGCGCGGGTTTTCGCGACGATGGCGCGAGCGCCGCAGCACACGTTCCAGATCCTGACGAAGCGGCCGGGCCGCATGCGGTCTCTACTCGGCGACCGGGTCGACGGCGCGCAGCGGCTCCTCGAAGCCGCGACGGACGAGGACACGGCGACCGCGATCTACGACGCGCCGTGGCCGCTCCCGAACGTGTGGCTCGGCGTCTCCGCCGAGAACCAGCACTGGGCGAACCTCCGCATTCCTACCCTGCTTGGTACCTCGGCTGCCGTCCGCTTCGTCAGCGCCGAACCGCTTCTCGGGCCGGTGGACCTCACCAGAATCCCGTTCCAGGCAGGCACCGCCACGCATCTCGACGCCCTGAATGGGCGGTACGGGCACCCCGGCCGGTGGGAAGCCGCTGCGGAAAAGCTCGACTGGGTGATCGTCGGCGGGGAATCGGGCCGCGGCGCCCGGCCGATGCACCCCGAGTGGGCCCGCTCGCTGCGCGACCAGTGCACCGCCGCCGGGGTGCCGTTTTTATTCAAGCAATGGGGTGAGTACATCACCACCGAGCAGATGACCGAGGCCACCTACATGACATGGGACATCGAGCACGGCAGCGCTCAGTACCACCCGTCTGTGCAATGGCGCGTCGAATCCACAGCAGAGCGGATGGCGATCCACAGGCTGTGGAAACACCCCACCACCGAGGACGAACGCCAAGTCCGTGCCGACATCACCTCCACCGCAGCAGATTTCGAGTCCGCCCACGCACACGGTGACGAGTTCGGTGCCCGCCTCCACCTCGACCGCCTGCGCCAACTCGTACTCCGCGCCATGACCTACCTCGACGACCGAATGGAATCAGCCGCCCAATGA
- a CDS encoding DUF7341 domain-containing protein translates to MLNRPRPREHRDRKHPRDILDGDYSAASILAHADELADRFEHDFQPGSRHCVKRWRTSALLTRSLPLASNRRAVESSMNASGRNANAKPANRSRTKETTGMSEYTAELLAGAVVAFTDAVHALVGHRPDTITDDNTTRHIILDGRYTELTEARHAQHDTNGLRGVYKSKPPLWIDACSLLDQIDRTVHEWWPTPAPGDPRQPATIRRLHALTDHPWRPQDLPGLNVMTRIILGWVDRIDTLLPAEPLHTWELTAACPACGETTVLVEDEAGEMVRRAALRATKSSAVCQACDTNWAPEHFLGLAAAIGASLPDGVLE, encoded by the coding sequence ATGCTGAACCGGCCCCGACCACGCGAACACCGCGACCGGAAACATCCCCGCGACATCCTCGACGGCGACTACAGCGCGGCCAGCATCCTCGCCCACGCAGACGAACTCGCCGACCGCTTCGAACACGACTTCCAGCCCGGATCGCGGCATTGCGTAAAGCGCTGGAGGACGAGCGCGCTGCTCACGAGATCACTGCCGCTCGCCTCGAATCGACGGGCCGTCGAGTCATCAATGAACGCGAGCGGGCGCAACGCGAACGCGAAGCCCGCAAACAGGTCGAGGACGAAGGAGACCACAGGGATGAGCGAGTACACGGCTGAACTTCTCGCCGGCGCCGTCGTCGCATTCACCGACGCCGTGCACGCCCTCGTCGGCCACCGCCCCGACACCATCACCGACGACAACACCACCCGACACATCATCCTCGACGGCCGCTACACCGAACTCACCGAAGCCCGACACGCCCAGCACGACACCAACGGGCTCCGCGGCGTCTACAAAAGCAAACCGCCCCTGTGGATCGACGCCTGTAGCCTCCTCGACCAAATCGACCGCACCGTCCACGAATGGTGGCCCACCCCAGCGCCCGGAGACCCACGCCAACCCGCCACCATCCGACGACTCCACGCCCTCACCGACCACCCCTGGCGGCCCCAAGACCTACCCGGTCTGAACGTCATGACCCGCATCATTCTGGGCTGGGTCGACCGCATCGACACCCTCCTCCCCGCCGAGCCCCTCCACACGTGGGAACTCACCGCGGCCTGCCCCGCCTGCGGTGAAACCACCGTGCTCGTCGAGGACGAGGCAGGGGAGATGGTGCGGCGAGCAGCGTTGCGGGCGACCAAGTCCTCGGCTGTCTGCCAAGCCTGCGACACCAACTGGGCGCCCGAGCATTTCCTCGGTCTCGCGGCGGCGATCGGCGCCAGCCTCCCGGACGGTGTACTCGAATAG
- a CDS encoding glycine--tRNA ligase, translating into MSKTKSKVDTVANLAKRRGLVYPCGEIYGGTKSAWDYGPLGVELKENIKRQWWRSMVTSREDVVGLDSSVILPRQVWEASGHVATFTDPLVESLITHKRYRADHLLEAYEEKHGHPPANGLADIRDPETGEPGRWTEPRNFSGLLKTFLGPVDDEEGLHYLRPETAQGIFINYKNVETTARKKPPFGIAQIGKSFRNEITPGNFIFRTREFEQMEMEFFVKPGEDEQWHQYWIDTRLAWYTDLGIDPENLRLYEHPKEKLSHYSTRTVDIEYRFRFQGSEWGELEGVANRTDYDLKTHSEHSGTELSYFDQANNERYIPYVIEPAAGLTRSLMAFLVDAYAEDEAPNAKGGVDVRTVLRLDRRLAPVKAAVLPLSRNADLTPKAKDLAAQLRKHWNVEFDDAGAIGRRYRRQDEIGTPFCITVDFDSLEDQAVTVRERDSMSQERVSLARVEEYLAGQLIGV; encoded by the coding sequence ATGTCAAAGACCAAATCCAAGGTGGACACCGTTGCCAACCTCGCCAAGCGCCGGGGGCTGGTGTACCCGTGCGGTGAGATCTACGGAGGCACCAAGTCGGCCTGGGACTACGGGCCGCTCGGGGTGGAGCTGAAGGAGAACATCAAGCGGCAGTGGTGGCGGTCGATGGTGACCAGCCGCGAGGACGTCGTCGGCCTGGACTCCTCGGTGATCCTGCCGCGTCAGGTCTGGGAGGCCTCCGGCCACGTCGCCACCTTCACCGACCCGCTGGTCGAGTCGCTGATCACGCACAAGCGCTACCGCGCCGACCATCTGCTGGAGGCGTACGAGGAGAAGCACGGCCACCCGCCGGCCAACGGCCTGGCCGACATCCGCGACCCCGAGACCGGCGAGCCCGGCCGGTGGACCGAGCCGCGCAACTTCTCCGGCCTGCTCAAGACCTTCCTGGGCCCGGTCGACGACGAGGAGGGCCTGCACTACCTGCGCCCGGAGACCGCCCAGGGCATCTTCATCAACTACAAGAACGTCGAGACCACCGCGCGCAAGAAGCCGCCGTTCGGCATCGCCCAGATCGGCAAGAGCTTCCGCAACGAGATCACCCCGGGCAACTTCATCTTCCGCACCCGCGAGTTCGAGCAGATGGAGATGGAGTTCTTCGTCAAGCCGGGCGAGGACGAGCAGTGGCACCAGTACTGGATCGACACCCGGCTGGCCTGGTACACCGACCTGGGTATCGACCCGGAGAACCTGCGCCTCTACGAGCACCCGAAGGAGAAGCTGTCGCACTACTCGACGCGCACCGTCGACATCGAGTACCGCTTCCGCTTCCAGGGCAGCGAGTGGGGTGAGCTGGAGGGCGTCGCCAACCGCACCGACTACGACCTCAAGACGCACTCCGAGCACTCGGGCACCGAGCTGAGCTACTTCGACCAGGCCAACAACGAGCGCTACATCCCCTACGTCATCGAGCCGGCGGCCGGTCTGACCCGCTCGCTGATGGCGTTCCTCGTCGACGCCTACGCCGAGGACGAGGCGCCCAACGCCAAGGGCGGAGTGGACGTGCGCACGGTGCTGCGCCTTGACCGCAGGCTCGCCCCGGTCAAGGCCGCCGTGCTGCCGCTCTCGCGCAACGCCGACCTCACCCCGAAGGCCAAGGATCTGGCCGCGCAGCTGCGCAAGCACTGGAACGTGGAGTTCGACGACGCGGGTGCGATCGGCCGCCGCTACCGCCGCCAGGACGAGATCGGCACCCCGTTCTGCATCACGGTGGATTTTGATTCGTTGGAGGATCAGGCGGTGACGGTGCGTGAGCGGGATTCGATGTCGCAGGAGCGGGTGTCGTTGGCGCGGGTGGAGGAGTATTTGGCGGGGCAATTGATCGGCGTCTAG
- a CDS encoding DUF6221 family protein encodes MTVEIAEFIEARLREWEALARDSTELRRVTVKYPAKRPPWEPERWELDEFRDLVSVNGRNPPMCEGEWGGGPRSVDVASLIAEFDPARVYGLAQVFRALLALHECRPPSKYMPVAWCDPCHGDGYAAGPGWPCQTVRYIASIWGGHSDYRDEWRP; translated from the coding sequence ATGACAGTCGAAATCGCGGAATTCATCGAGGCCAGGCTCAGGGAGTGGGAGGCGCTGGCCAGGGATTCGACAGAGTTGCGGCGGGTGACGGTGAAGTATCCGGCCAAGCGACCGCCGTGGGAGCCCGAGCGGTGGGAGCTTGACGAGTTCCGAGACCTAGTTTCGGTGAATGGGCGGAATCCGCCGATGTGCGAGGGGGAGTGGGGTGGGGGTCCGCGTAGTGTCGATGTTGCGTCGTTGATCGCGGAGTTCGATCCTGCGCGCGTGTACGGGCTGGCGCAGGTGTTTCGAGCGTTGTTGGCGCTGCACGAATGTCGGCCGCCGTCGAAGTATATGCCGGTCGCCTGGTGCGACCCCTGTCACGGTGACGGGTATGCGGCTGGTCCGGGCTGGCCGTGCCAGACAGTGCGGTATATCGCCTCCATCTGGGGAGGCCACTCGGATTATCGCGACGAATGGCGGCCGTGA